ATCattcttgctcttgatttACCTCTGTATTACTGAAAGGAGGATTCTTGTAAAGTAAATCTACTCGTGTTACTGGCTCTAAACACTAGTGTTCTAACCTATCATTCTCCACGGCCTCAAAATGTCCCTTCGACTTACTTCACTGTAGGCTGTTTCATATATTTATCATCTTCCACAGAAAATTCAGGGGGGCTCGATCGATCACATGTATAAGAGGCCATGATTCCCCTCACCTGAcatctctccttcatctAGTGCTCTCCAAGACAACTGCGTCAAGCATGGAGTATTGCAATTCCCCGACTTCATTCTTGGCCACAATCTAGATAGAACACCTCTGTGTCCACTAACAGTTACTAGGATCCCGGGGGTACGTTAATTGCTAACATGCAGCAGTGCAATAGGCGTGGACGACTACCATTTAAATGATCTTGCATTCCTTTATCTCGACTTGAAAGTGGTTGTCTGGAGAATTTGCAAAGAGACGGTAGCGGCACAGTCTGCAAGGAATTTGTGCAAAGCCCTTCGCCTCACTTATATGCAAAACGTCACTTCATAATTAAGACGAGGATACCTCTAATACCTTATGTCTGGACCAGTGCACaaagaaacaagaaaagattGACCCCAAGAAGCGGGGAAAAGCGGCCTATTATTGTTGCGGGCAAAACTGTTGGACATCAACTTTTCCATTTTGTTCCAGCGTCTTTTGTACCCTTCTTCCACAAGCCCCGTTTTGAGAAGGCTGTATCTGCCAGTATCAAGCAGCTTGAGATAGACTCATATTATATTTCTGGGCCCCGTCATACACCATCATGTTCAAGAAAAAGCCGACAGTATGTTGTGCCCCTCCCCCGCATTTCTCCCCTCGCTGGCAGTCTGTTCAAGTCGTAAGGGACAACTTTATACTTACTTCTCAAACTATAGATCAAGAATCTTGCGCCCTTACGATCCTCGGACCGCCGTAAAATTGCAGACCAAATCATCAGCGACTACAACATCAGTATTCCGTCAGCTGCACCAGCCGAGGATGACTCCAATACTCCTACCACGTCGAACCAAACCTCGCCCAGCATCACTGCGATCCGAAACTcccttcttccagaaaaCTCGCTCTCTGCTCGCTTCACCACCACTGCAGGTCCCCAGCTCCGAGAAGTCCAAGGCACAGTCTACGTAGGAACGCATCCCGAGGGCGAGGAACGCATTTTGTGGTTTAAGGTGGAACATGGGCCCGGAGCCGATGGACGATTCTATCCCACGGTCTACACATTATGGCACAATCCCAAACTAGTGCCCTTGCTTCACACGCCGGAAATGGTCATGCAGAAGCTTCGTGGTGGCGCAGACCTGATGACCCCCGGCCTCGCGGATGAACCTCCATTTCCTGAGAGCGCGGTCAAGGGAGCTGTTGTCGCTGTAGCTGGTTTGGACCGACACACTGTCCCGTTATTTGTGGGCGTCTGCGAGATTGATATTGCAGGACTTGGAGAGGTTCAGGGCACGAAAGGACATGCCGTCCGAGGCGTACACTGGGAAGGTGATGAGCTGTGGGCCTGGAGTTCGTCTTCCCGTCCGGGACAGCCTGCTCCTGAATATCTGGCTGGGTGGGATTTGGAAGCGGGCGAGGAAGACGTCGCGGAAATTGAGGAGCGAGCCACTGAGCTTTCCTTGGACCAAGGTCAGCAGACGCAATCTGCGGAGGAGGTGCCTCCAGTCGACTCTGCCGAGCAGCATGAAGTGGGGGCTCCCGTCGAGGAAGTGAAAGAACCTTCTACAAAAGGTCGGCGCTCCTTATTTCTCTTTCGGTATCTCGTTCGGAAACTGACCAACCTGCAGAGATCGACGAGGCTTTTGAGAAAGCCTTCCTCTATTCTCTGTACAAACTGAAGCAGGACAACCCCACCGCACCGAATCATGGCCTGTCCCTTCCCGTGCAACCATCCGCCCTTGTCTCGAACATGCTTACTCCTTACCTCCCGATTTACTCTTCACAGCAGGCTCAATACTATCAGATCAAAAAGACAAGCTGGAAGAACGTCAAAAAATTCATCAAATATCTTGACAAGCAGCGTCTCGTCAAATCCAAAGACCGCAGTGGACAAGAAactgtcatcatcgatgTTGACTTCAACGACCCTCGCGTCGAGCAGTTTGTTCCTTACAAGCTTCCATCAAAGAATGCCGTTGAGAATGCGGGCAAGTCCGTCCCCGGAAACAAGACGCCTGCAACTTCGGAGGGAGACCCTTCCGTCGGACAGACAATAACCGTTCAGACTCTTTATCGGCCAACAGGAAAGCTTACCCCGACAATCTTCCCAGCTCTTTCCAGCGGTGACCCCAGGAACTACTACAAGTATTCTGAGGTGTCCAACCGTTTGGACGAATATATTCAGTCTCAAAATCCGCCTATTGTCTCCAGTGAGAACCGCCGGATCATCTCGCTCAATCCTTTCCTTGCAAACACAATCTTcacatcttcatcagccGAGGACAAGACCACCATTGCACGTGGCATGACGACCCGAGATGGCCTCTTGAAGCGGATCGTGGAAGACTCGGCGTTCCTAACTCCACACTATGTAATCCTCAGGCAGGGCCAGGCCCCATCCGATGTGAAACCGAAAGCAGGTGCAACTCCCAAGATCAACCTCGTTCTTGAAAAGCGGACAGGTTCGAAAACTGTCACCAAAGTTTCGAATCTGGAGATCTTCGGTATAGTCCCTAGTCTGCTGGCCGAAGAACTGCAGAAGAAATGCGCTAGCAGTACCAGCGTTGCTCAGGCCACTGGAGCCACCAAAGGCGTGATGGAGGTACTTATTCAGGGTGACCAAAGGAAGGCTGTGGAAACAGCGCTGCTCCGACGCGGTGTCAAGACGCAGTGGATTGATGTGGTGGAtaagacgaagaagaagaaatgagCCTCCTGAGGGAAGGTATATTGTAATTAGCGATCTAAATGAAGCATTGGTCAATAATTGGGTATGCCACATGCCTTGAACAGAGGAACTACATGCATCTCTTCGTCATAAGATATTCTTCATACGGTAGATTGACTCCCAGGCTCTTCACCATTAAACTCCCCTTGTCGTCATTTTTGACAGTGAGATATGCTCTATCAGGCCATTTGTACTAAATGATTACTTGTCCACCGATTCTAGCAGCCGCAGTTGACTCGGGAATCTTTCAGCACACGGAGGCTCACGGCCTCGTTTCAGAGTGAATACCTCAAGCAAGATGGCTGCAACAGACCAATTGCCCGTTTCATCAACGGAGGATCATTCGAAGCTGTCCAGAATTAAATGATTCCACCAATCGGCGATAAGCCGACTCCCCGACCCCTCCCCGGTCCGAGAAGCGTACAAACATTACCGTCCCATCTATATAAGTGCCCGTTGCTCCCGCATCTGGTGTCGACTAATCAAGAATTAGACAAATCGATAGAGAGAATTTATAACCCGAGGAGATGCCAGTCTACCACATCGGTGCGTACCCTGCTACCCTGCTGCAACCAACGCGGGTGATTGACCAGTGGCAGTTCTCTTCCGCCTGAAGCCAGGAGTCACGCAGGACCAGCTCACCAACTGGGTCACTGTTGCGGAGAGCATGGTGGGTAAGATCCCCGGTTTGGTTTCGCTGAAGGCCGGGCAGCCGTTGCCTATCAGTGTTCCCCGTGCCAAGGGGTTTGATATGGGGATTGTGGCTGTGATGGAGTCCCCCGACGCTGTGGCTTCTTATGCTACGCATCCGGTCCACCTTGAGTTTGTTTCCGCCTACCCTGTGACAGGTGCGTTTGAAGTGGCTGATGAGGGACTGTAGGGTGTCGAAGCTGAGAGAGGAGTTGTGCGACGATACGCTGGCGTATGACTTGGAGTTCGAGAGTTGATTTACAAGGGTATAAGAGCCGTGGGTGGAGGCCGAAGAGCCAAAATTCTATCATGACCATTTGCTAGATCCTGCAAAGAACAACCTCCAAGTATCAATGATGACAACAAATAATATACAACGCCATTAAGAAACCCGCAGCAAAAGACGCAAGTGCTTTTGTTGTACCATAACAAATGGGAATAATCCATTAGCTCCGTGATGAAGGAAGGGTGGGACTAGTCGGGAAACTCGAACAGAAGACAGCAAAGCCACTACTCCTTGGTATCGACCTTCTTGGCAGGGTGCTCGCCGTTGGTAGTGGCCTCGTCCTCACGGGTCCGCTTCTGGCCAGCTGTAGCATCGTCGGCGGTGCTCTGCACGACGGGAACACCACTATAAGCGGATTAGTCAAATGCTGCAAgaccaggagaaagaagTTATAACTTACCGAGCGTCCTTCTGAACCTCACGACGCTGCTCGCCCTGAGGCTTGCCAAAGCCGTTcttctgatcttctgccCGGCGCTCACGCCAGTCACGCTTGTCACCACCGCGGGGGCCGCCACGGCCACGTCCACGGAAACCACCACGGCCACGACTGGGCTTGATGCGGCCAGCTTCGATGTCCCGAACCTTCTCTTCACAGTAATctttcttgctcttgatgaGCAAATCTTGTCCCTTCCACTGGGGTTTAGGATCCAGCGCAAGGAattctttctgcttctcctcaGTCGCGAACTCAACGAAAACGCTGCCCTTGAAGATTCGATCGTGTGTGCGGCGGAGACGAATTGCGTTGACGGGTCCGTAAGGGGCGAAGAAGGCCTCGATGTCAATCTGGGTAGTAGGAGTTTCCTCTCCGAAGCCCTTGGCGTAGATGCTACGGCTCATGGCCTGGTCTTCGAAAACCTTGGTCACGCTGGGGTCGGGTTTCTCGGTCACCGATTCAGGAAGAGGCACCTTGCGGCGCACGCAAGTGTCGTTATCGGTCAGTTCGAGAGTTTTGGAGGACTTCAGAGCCTCGACAATGGCGCTGAAGGGCTGGAAGCGACGCATGCGCTTGAAGGAGTGAAGGAGTTCGAGGGGGACGGGGCGATTGCTGCTTCCGCCCACCTTGGAAAGAAGGAACTTGTCCATGGGAAGGTTCGAATCGGAGAAGTAGAATTCAACCTGCTTGCGGATCTCATCGTGGTTGTCTGTGACCTCCAGCGTGGAGGGATCAAACTTGACGTTGTTGCGACGGTTTCCACGGCCTCGTGTATCGCGCTCCTCGGCCTTGccctccttctgctcctcagCTTTCGCCGACTGTTCGCCGAGCTTCGCAGCGGCGGCTACAATGCGAGCctcctctgcatcttcggTCGGAGCTTCCcccttcttgtcttcagTGGGCTGCTCGGAAGGCTTGGGAGCTTCCCCGGCTTCGCCCTTTAGCTCCGCCAAAACGTTCTGAACATCCTTCTCGGCCTCAGCATTGGCGTTGGTGGCCGCAGGGGTAACCTTCTGCTCGTCGGCCATGACTGCAAATCTATTCCGAGTGTTTCAACTCTGTATGGGTAGAAAGAGAGAATGGGAGAAAAGGGCCGCGCAGGTCCTGTACTCGATCAGACTAGGTCAGCATACAACGAAAAATTCTCGACATCCGATTTAAAACCAAAAACGGAAAAAATGAAATTTAATTCATTGAAACAGTAAGTGATAACGATTGAATGTGAGTCAACTCCGCAAGTCCAGATTCAGAGTATGACACTGCGCCAGTCGCGCGAAGCATAAGCAATGTACAACATAGGAGCCTTACCAATTAAACCTTGTAGTCTAGGGGAAGAGtatgcagcagctggaagaaaGTTCAAGGCGACGCTTCTGCACACAATGAGAGCCAAACTGTCCTCTTgttggaagaaagaaaatctTAAGGCGAATATTAATGCACAAGCGGGGGGAAATTTTCTGAACGCTGCGGAGCTTCAGCCACATGGAGAATCGAGGACTGTGGCGCATGCACTTCCTAGCTCCGATATGAAATGTCTCTCCATAGACACCTCAATTACAAGGCAAAAGACTAGCCCTATTTGGAGATTCGATAccaggtacggagtaatgcaTACAGCACCCAAGTTCCAGTAAACATGTGGACTCTAAACTTATTTTTATTGACGATCGACAAAGTATCATGCTCACTTGATGTCAAAGCATTGAATCATGTTTGCGAAGAGTGCTATTGCCTTTTCTGCTTTACGCCCAATGGTCCAGGCCCAGTATGGACGCTCTATCGCGAAGTCAGGGTGCCTCGTTGGGAGTGCCTTCCATACTGGCTCAGGGGAGTCTGTTGCCACAAACCACGCTGAGTGTCTTTAATGTTAAGAAACTTTGTGACTCTTGTGTGTCTAATTGTGATACATTATCACTTTACCCGATTTTGGATTAAACTCTCGTGCTTTGAGGAGTAGCGATTGCTCCATCGTTTGGCGTACTTCCAATTTGCGACTGCTCTGATCGATTCCCTGTGATTTTGTGTCAACTTGAGCAGATTATCTGTCGGCCTGGACTTGCTCTGTTGATTCTCCGAGAACATCTCTACGTGAGCAGGTAACAAGCCCTGGTGTCGAACCGAAGATCTGCCAATAGACCTGTTCATCGATGCTCAGCTAGGCCTCAGTTGAAGAAGCAAGCCAGTGGCAAGTGGCTGCTTACAGAAGCTTCAGTCTAACGTCTTGACTTTATTGAATTCTTCAACGGTGTCACTGGAATTTGGAAGGAAGCCGTACATACAGCATCCAGCGATGGCTGAAACTAGCAGTTCAGTTTCTCCGAACCCGTGGTCGACCACAGATGTGAGTTTGTTCCTCAGTTGATTGCACTGGATTTAATCTCACGAGGAGCCTAGATAATATATCTGACGATCGTCTCGCCATTGGTACTGGCAGCGTTCTTGGAATGGTTCCTCTGGATTGCTGCGTTCTTATACTGCCTTGCCAAGGTCTACCAAAAAGCGGATCACTGGAGTATTAGATTCCTCGCGGTTACCATGATTGTCCTCTTCACGTTACTGAGGTGGGCTCCAATATCCCCAGTCTTCTCTATGAGACCATGCATGCTAATTTGGCACACAGGGGAATTTTCTTGCCTGTCATGATCGTGACCCTCCCGCTCCCGGTTCACTTGAGACGGCGATTCCCGGCTCAGATGGTACTTATGCTTCAATGGTTCGCGTTCGGGATGTTTTCCGTGCTGCTTATAATCCCTTGGCTTTTGTGCGTCTACAGACTGGTGACACATTCACCGGGCAGAACCAAGCGTATCAAGCAAGTTTTGGATGACCGAACCGCTCCCAAAACAGTTGTTGTTATGCCAGTCTATAAGGAAGCCCCGGAAACACTAATAAGGGCAATCGATTCTGTCGTTGACTGTGATTATCCAGCCAACTGTATCCATGTGTTCCTCTCTTACGATGGCTGCCTCATTGACGAATCCTATCTTCGGCTGATTGAACACCTTGGAATTCCGATTACGCTGGAGAGCTATCCACAGAGCATAGACGTGACGTACAAAGACGCCAGAATTACGGTCTCTCGTTTCAAACATGGAGGGAAACGACATTGCCAGAAGCAAACGTTCAGACTGATTGACATGGTATATGCGGATTACCTGGAGCGCCACGACAACCTTTTCGTGTTATTCATTGACTCCGACTGCATCCTTGACCGTGTATGTCTGCAAAACTTCATGTACGATATGGAGTTGAAGCCAGGGAGCAAACACGACATGTTGGCAATGACGGGGGTCATTACGTCGACTACGGACCGAGGCTCGCTCCTCACACTTCTGCAGGACATGGAGTATGTCCATGGGCAACTGTTCGAGCGCTCTGTGGAATCTAGCTGCGGCGCTGTGACTTGCCTCCCCGGGGCTCTGACGATGCTCCGGTTCTCTGCGTTTCGTAAAATGGCCAAGTACTACTTCGCGGACAAAGCCGAGCAATGCGAGGACTTTTTTGACTATGGCAAGTGTcatcttggagaagatcgcTGGCTCACGCACCTCTTCATGGTAGGCGCTCGGAAACGTTATCAAATCCAGATGTGCGCAGGCGCCTTTTGCAAGACCGAGGCAGTGCAGACATTCAGCAGTCTTTTAAAGCAGCGTCGGCGCTGGTTTCTGGGTTTCATAACCAACGAAGTGTGTATGCTGACTGATGTGCGGCTTTGGAAGCGCTACCCCTTGCTCTGCCTGGTCCGTTTTATGCAGAACACGATCCGAACAACTGCATTGCTGTTTTTTATCATCGCGCTGTCACTTATAACAACCTCGAGCAGCATCAATGACCTGCCCGTGGGTTTTATTGCCATATCGCTGGGACTCAACTACGTCCTCATGTTCTACTTGGGTGCGAAGCTCAAGCGCTACAAAGCTTGGCTTTTTCCGCTGATGTTTATCCTGAATCCCTTCTTCAACTGGCTGTATATGGTGTATGGAATCCTGACTGCGGGCCAGCGTACATGGGGAGGACCGAGAGCCGATGCCGCCACCGCCGATGAGCACACTTCGCCCGAGGAAGCTGTTGAACTGGCTAAGGCTCAAGGCGATGAGCTCAATGTCGATCTGACTACTTTCCGTTCCAGAGGGGATGAGAAGAGCGTTCCAATCCATCCCTCGGAGAAGATCGATGGGCGCTTCTCTGCACCAGAGCTCCCAGACGGTTATGACTCGAACTTGAACGACTCCAACGCAGCCCTTACCGAGCTGATGACGCCTCTTCCGAGTGTGCCTCGGATAGGTATCCATACATACCCGTCCTCCGATTCGATCCTAACCTCGGACTCGCTGAGCTCGATCCACCTTCCCCTTAAGGTTGAAGAGCTGACTGGTGATAATGACAATATGAAGCCCTATCCCGATCGGCAACCAAGGGACACGTCGAGTTTGCACCAGATGCAGAGGACTTGTTCTAACGGAATCGTGGCCAGTGATTCATGCTCTTCACAGGACGATGCTTCGGAGATGGTAAACAAGCCTGAGATACTGTCACCATCAGCTCATATACTGCCGCATCCATCACAAGCCACGGAGTCGTCATCCGGGGAGGATATATACCCACTTCATTTGCCATCGCCACACCAACACGAGGCACATTTTGCTCCTCTCAATGCTTCAACCCGAGGTTCAATGGAAGGAAACACCCCAGAGGTACAGCGACCACGCCGTAAGCTTCCAGGGATTCCACGGCCTATCAGAGCCCAGAAAGATCCTGAAAGTATGGTCTAGGGTACTTGCACACGTCGTAAGGCATTTGTGTCCAAGACCAGATATCCTAGAGAAGCGAGTCCATGCACATTGATGGCAGTCGGCCAAAGCTGCACACGTGGAGTCTACCCTTACGGCTTTAAGAACTTATTCGGTCAACCCTTGCAGATCAATTCTGTCA
The DNA window shown above is from Aspergillus fumigatus Af293 chromosome 1, whole genome shotgun sequence and carries:
- the chsD gene encoding chitin synthase D, producing the protein MAETSSSVSPNPWSTTDIIYLTIVSPLVLAAFLEWFLWIAAFLYCLAKVYQKADHWSIRFLAVTMIVLFTLLRGIFLPVMIVTLPLPVHLRRRFPAQMVLMLQWFAFGMFSVLLIIPWLLCVYRLVTHSPGRTKRIKQVLDDRTAPKTVVVMPVYKEAPETLIRAIDSVVDCDYPANCIHVFLSYDGCLIDESYLRLIEHLGIPITLESYPQSIDVTYKDARITVSRFKHGGKRHCQKQTFRLIDMVYADYLERHDNLFVLFIDSDCILDRVCLQNFMYDMELKPGSKHDMLAMTGVITSTTDRGSLLTLLQDMEYVHGQLFERSVESSCGAVTCLPGALTMLRFSAFRKMAKYYFADKAEQCEDFFDYGKCHLGEDRWLTHLFMVGARKRYQIQMCAGAFCKTEAVQTFSSLLKQRRRWFLGFITNEVCMLTDVRLWKRYPLLCLVRFMQNTIRTTALLFFIIALSLITTSSSINDLPVGFIAISLGLNYVLMFYLGAKLKRYKAWLFPLMFILNPFFNWLYMVYGILTAGQRTWGGPRADAATADEHTSPEEAVELAKAQGDELNVDLTTFRSRGDEKSVPIHPSEKIDGRFSAPELPDGYDSNLNDSNAALTELMTPLPSVPRIGIHTYPSSDSILTSDSLSSIHLPLKVEELTGDNDNMKPYPDRQPRDTSSLHQMQRTCSNGIVASDSCSSQDDASEMVNKPEILSPSAHILPHPSQATESSSGEDIYPLHLPSPHQHEAHFAPLNASTRGSMEGNTPEVQRPRRKLPGIPRPIRAQKDPESMV
- a CDS encoding Dabb family protein codes for the protein MPVYHIVLFRLKPGVTQDQLTNWVTVAESMVGKIPGLVSLKAGQPLPISVPRAKGFDMGIVAVMESPDAVASYATHPVHLEVSKLREELCDDTLAYDLEFES
- a CDS encoding tRNA maturation protein LHP1, which gives rise to MADEQKVTPAATNANAEAEKDVQNVLAELKGEAGEAPKPSEQPTEDKKGEAPTEDAEEARIVAAAAKLGEQSAKAEEQKEGKAEERDTRGRGNRRNNVKFDPSTLEVTDNHDEIRKQVEFYFSDSNLPMDKFLLSKVGGSSNRPVPLELLHSFKRMRRFQPFSAIVEALKSSKTLELTDNDTCVRRKVPLPESVTEKPDPSVTKVFEDQAMSRSIYAKGFGEETPTTQIDIEAFFAPYGPVNAIRLRRTHDRIFKGSVFVEFATEEKQKEFLALDPKPQWKGQDLLIKSKKDYCEEKVRDIEAGRIKPSRGRGGFRGRGRGGPRGGDKRDWRERRAEDQKNGFGKPQGEQRREVQKDARGVPVVQSTADDATAGQKRTREDEATTNGEHPAKKVDTKE
- a CDS encoding putative RNA binding protein Ligatin/Tma64: MFKKKPTIKNLAPLRSSDRRKIADQIISDYNISIPSAAPAEDDSNTPTTSNQTSPSITAIRNSLLPENSLSARFTTTAGPQLREVQGTVYVGTHPEGEERILWFKVEHGPGADGRFYPTVYTLWHNPKLVPLLHTPEMVMQKLRGGADLMTPGLADEPPFPESAVKGAVVAVAGLDRHTVPLFVGVCEIDIAGLGEVQGTKGHAVRGVHWEGDELWAWSSSSRPGQPAPEYLAGWDLEAGEEDVAEIEERATELSLDQGQQTQSAEEVPPVDSAEQHEVGAPVEEVKEPSTKEIDEAFEKAFLYSLYKLKQDNPTAPNHGLSLPVQPSALVSNMLTPYLPIYSSQQAQYYQIKKTSWKNVKKFIKYLDKQRLVKSKDRSGQETVIIDVDFNDPRVEQFVPYKLPSKNAVENAGKSVPGNKTPATSEGDPSVGQTITVQTLYRPTGKLTPTIFPALSSGDPRNYYKYSEVSNRLDEYIQSQNPPIVSSENRRIISLNPFLANTIFTSSSAEDKTTIARGMTTRDGLLKRIVEDSAFLTPHYVILRQGQAPSDVKPKAGATPKINLVLEKRTGSKTVTKVSNLEIFGIVPSLLAEELQKKCASSTSVAQATGATKGVMEVLIQGDQRKAVETALLRRGVKTQWIDVVDKTKKKK